In Amaranthus tricolor cultivar Red isolate AtriRed21 chromosome 5, ASM2621246v1, whole genome shotgun sequence, a genomic segment contains:
- the LOC130814309 gene encoding 18.1 kDa class I heat shock protein-like, with amino-acid sequence MSIIPSFFGSRKTNVYDPFSRENWDPFDGIFSSVLANNSPSSTAREVSQFATTRVDWKETPEAHVFKVDLPGLKKDEVKVEVEEGRILQISGERSKEQEEKNDKWHRLERSSGKFLRRFRLPENTKMDEVKANLENGVLTVKIPKVEEKKPEVKTIDISSA; translated from the coding sequence ATGTCCATCATCCCAAGCTTTTTCGGGAGTCGAAAAACCAATGTGTATGATCCATTTTCACGAGAAAATTGGGATCCATTTGATGGCATTTTCAGCTCCGTTCTTGCCAATAATTCACCTTCCTCTACAGCTCGTGAAGTATCCCAATTCGCAACCACAAGGGTTGATTGGAAGGAAACACCAGAAGCACATGTTTTCAAAGTAGATCTTCCTGGGCTGAAGAAGGATGAAGTGAAAGTTGAGGTGGAAGAAGGCAGGATTCTGCAGATAAGTGGAGAGAGAAGCAAGGAACAAGAGGAGAAGAATGACAAATGGCATCGTCTTGAGAGGAGCAGTGGGAAGTTCTTACGTCGTTTCAGGCTACCTGAAAACACAAAGATGGATGAAGTTAAGGCCAACTTGGAGAATGGAGTGTTAACTGTAAAAATTCCAAAGGTGGAAGAAAAGAAACCCGAGGTCAAGACCATTGACATCTCTTCTGCTTGA